One segment of Solanum stenotomum isolate F172 chromosome 1, ASM1918654v1, whole genome shotgun sequence DNA contains the following:
- the LOC125846289 gene encoding F-box protein CPR1-like yields the protein MMADRIMKKLPEDVLVYILLRLSVKFLLRFKCVSRTCYTIIQSSGFVNLHLNRTTTSNDENILFKRSYKNDINKYKAIFSFLSSDGDDYLNCIFPDVDVPYITSPYIIDYDQVIGPFQGLIALMDAVITILFNPSTRNYRLLPTSPFNAPKGFRRSIECAGFGFDCVVNDYKAVRIYDIYNDDRYGYAEHGERKVEIYELGIDIWRELEHVNLQLPRLFWLNSSMFYNGAYHWIATSEGRLVILCFDLSTEIFRIIKTPNIRRCSNGTRYSFILLNGSIGLICYPCLGPMVDPMINLIDIWILKNYNVNESWGKKYTIRCLPIESPLAVWKDYLLLYQSKNGHFMSYDLNSDEVVELNLHGCPKSMRVIVYQDSLTPIPRGSTCSTQVHKF from the coding sequence ATGATGGCAGATCGAATTATGAAGAAATTGCCTGAAGATGTCCTTGTTTATATACTTTTGAGGCTATCAGTGAAATTTCTCTTGCGATTCAAATGCGTCTCTAGAACTTGTTACACTATCATACAATCTTCTGGTTTTGTTAATCTTCATCTTAACCGCACCACTACTTCGAATGATGAAAACATTCTCTTCAAGCGCTCCTACAAAAATGACATTAACAAATATAAAgctatcttttcttttctttctagtGATGGTGATGATTATCTCAACTGTATTTTTCCAGATGTAGACGTGCCTTATATAACATCCCCATACATTATTGACTATGACCAAGTCATTGGACCTTTCCAAGGTCTGATTGCACTAATGGATGCAGTTATTACCATCTTATTCAATCCGTCTACCAGAAATTATAGGCTGCTCCCAACTAGCCCTTTTAACGCTCCTAAGGGATTCCGTCGATCCATTGAATGCGCCGGGTTTGGTTTTGATTGTGTTGTTAATGACTACAAGGCTGTTAGAATATATGATATTTACAACGACGATCGTTATGGGTATGCCGAACACGGAGAGAGAAAAGTTGAGATTTATGAATTGGGTATTGATATTTGGAGAGAATTAGAACATGTGAATCTACAGTTGCCCAGGTTGTTTTGGTTGAATTCTTCGATGTTTTATAATGGAGCTTATCACTGGATTGCAACTTCAGAAGGCCGACTTGTAATTCTTTGTTTTGACTTGAGCACCGAAATTTTTCGGATTATAAAGACGCCAAATATTCGTCGTTGTTCCAATGGAACACGTTATAGCTTTATCCTCTTGAATGGGTCTATAGGCTTGATATGTTACCCCTGTTTAGGTCCCATGGTTGATCCAATGATAAATTTGATAGACATTTGGATACTGAAAAATTATAATGTTAATGAGTCTTGGGGAAAGAAGTATACAATTAGATGTCTTCCTATTGAATCTCCATTGGCAGTGTGGAAGGATTATTTATTGCTTTATCAAAGTAAAAATGGGCATTTTATGTCATATGATCTTAACTCTGATGAAGTCGTGGAATTGAATCTACACGGTTGTCCAAAGAGTATGAGAGTTATAGTTTACCAAGACAGTTTGACTCCAATTCCTAGAGGAAGCACATGCAGTACACAAGTTCATAAATTTTAG